A DNA window from Falco peregrinus isolate bFalPer1 chromosome 8, bFalPer1.pri, whole genome shotgun sequence contains the following coding sequences:
- the LEAP2 gene encoding liver-expressed antimicrobial peptide 2: MCWWKVTAVLLLCSLLLSQTHCASLHHRQPRQRRMTPFWRGVSLRPVGASCRDNSECITMLCRRNRCFLTTASE; this comes from the exons ATGTGCTGGTGGAAAGTGACAGCGGTCCTTTTGCTCTGCtcactgctgctcagccag ACACACTGCGCTTCCCTGCACCACCGACAGCCACGGCAGAGGCGGATGACACCTTTCTGGAGAGGAGTCTCCCTAAGACCTGTTGGAGCCTCGTGCAGGGATAACAGCGAATGCATTACAATGCTGTGCAG gaGGAACCGCTGTTTCCTTACAACAGCCTCAGAGTGA
- the LOC101914592 gene encoding cytochrome b-c1 complex subunit 8: protein MGLHFGNLARVRHVITYSLSPFEQRAFPNVLSHGLPNIWRRFSSQVFKVAPPFVGGYLLYSWGTQEFERLKRKNPADYENDQ, encoded by the exons ATGGGCCTTCACTTCGGTAACCTGGCGCGGGTTCGCCATGTCATCACCTACAGCCTGTCGCCTTTCGAGCAGCGAGCCTTCCCCAACGTCCTCTCGCACGGGCTGCCCAACATCTGGCGCCGCTTCAGCTCCCAGGTCTTCAAGGTGGCGCCCC CCTTTGTGGGAGGCTACCTCTTGTATTCCTGGGGAACACAAGAGTTTGAGCGACTGAAGAGGAAGAACCCCGCTGACTATGAAAATGACCAGTAA